Within the Flavobacterium sp. N502536 genome, the region GGTATCAAACTCTTTTTTAGCCCAGTACAATAAAGCAACCACATTTATTGGTAATGAGAACTCCCTTTGGTTTACCGGTGGTTCCCGAAGTATAAATAACATAGGCCAGATCTTCGGCTTTGCTTATTTTCTGAAGGTTCTCTGTAGCGTATTGCTCTTTTTTTACCAAAACTGATCCAGTTCTTTTTCGTCAATAACCACCTTGCAATTACTATCGGCTACGATGTAGGCAATACGTTCTTCCGGGTAATTAACATCTATAGGTACATAAGCCGCCCCGATTTAAGCACTCCTAAAATGGTCGTTACTAAACGTTCGTCTCTTTTTAAACGTACTCCTACTAAATCGTTTGGCTGGATGTTGTACTTTTCTCTCAGATAACAGGCCAGCTGATTGGATTGTGCGTGCAGTTCGTATAAGTCAATTGTACCTCATTAAAGATCAAAGCACAATCGTTTGGGTTTTATCAGCCTGCAATTCCAGTAAGTCTACAATAGTAGCTTCTTTTGGAAAATAAATTTCCGTTTCATTGAACGTATTCAGTAACAATTCTTTTTCGGTTTCGGCTAAATAGTCAATGGC harbors:
- a CDS encoding AMP-binding protein; the protein is MVKKEQYATENLQKISKAEDLAYVIYTSGTTGKPKGVLITNKCGCFIVLG
- a CDS encoding AMP-binding protein; its protein translation is MGAAYVPIDVNYPEERIAYIVADSNCKVVIDEKELDQFW